A window of the Artemia franciscana chromosome 3, ASM3288406v1, whole genome shotgun sequence genome harbors these coding sequences:
- the LOC136025459 gene encoding ubiquitin-conjugating enzyme E2 J2-like yields the protein METAIRRLKQDYLHLKKDPVPYITAEPIPSNILEWHFIMQGPEDGPFEGGYYHGKLVFPKEFPFRPPKFYVVTPNGRFAVDTNLCLSMSAYHPGEWEPTWTVSTLLGGFLSFMLEKNPANSMGSLRTSAYEKRKLAIASLDFNLKNSIVKELFPEVYDKMSAEVQTRKSEAENAAKAELVEFGSLFGSLDIAGTANRPKICLTNFTVLVCAIALSWFSALLITKIYL from the coding sequence ATGGAAACAGCCATTCGTCGGCTTAAGCAAGATTATTTACATCTAAAAAAAGATCCTGTGCCATATATAACTGCTGAACCAATACCATCAAATATTCTGGAATGGCATTTTATAATGCAAGGGCCAGAAGATGGCCCATTTGAAGGGGGTTATTATCATGGAAAACTGGTCTTTCCCAAAGAGTTTCCCTTCAGACCCCCCAAATTTTATGTGGTTACACCAAATGGAAGGTTCGCAGTGGACACAAATCTTTGTCTGTCCATGAGTGCCTACCACCCTGGGGAATGGGAACCTACATGGACGGTTTCTACACTCCTTGGCGGGTTTCTTAGTTTCATGCTAGAAAAAAATCCTGCAAATTCAATGGGTAGTTTAAGAACATCAGCTTACGAGAAACGAAAGTTGGCTATTGCAAGTTTAGATTTTAACCTAAAGAACAGTATAGTCAAAGAACTATTCCCAGAAGTTTATGATAAAATGTCAGCTGAGGTTCAAACGAGAAAATCGGAAGCCGAAAATGCAGCCAAAGCAGAATTAGTTGAATTTGGAAGTCTCTTTGGTTCTTTAGATATAGCTGGAACAGCAAATAGGCCAAAAATATGTCTCACAAATTTTACAGTTTTAGTATGCGCGATTGCATTGAGTTGGTTCTCAGCTCTCTTAATAACTAAAATTTACCTATAA